From Alphaproteobacteria bacterium, a single genomic window includes:
- a CDS encoding CusA/CzcA family heavy metal efflux RND transporter — translation MIDAILSFSIRQRWLVMIGVLLMAAFGAWNFTRLPIDAVPDITNVQVQINSSAPGYSPLEVEQRITFPIETAMGGLPHLESTRSQSRYGLSQVTVIFKDGTDIYFARQLVNERIQQVKDQLPTGVETGMGPISTGLGEIYLFTVEAKPGARKAGGGEYTPSDLRTIQDWIIKPQLRNVPGVIEVNTIGGFERQFQVLPDPAQLMAYKLNFRDVMTALAANNANVGAGYIERNGEQYLVRTPGQVANVEEIKEIVIGSHNGVPIRISDVAEVTEGKDLRTGAATINGKETVLGTAMLLIGENSRAVAQSVAAKLKEIGKSLPDGVIAHTVYDRTHLVEATVATVEKNLVEGALLVIVILFLILGNFKAAIATACVIPLAMLFTITGMVENKVSANLMSLGAIDFGIIIDGAVIIVENCLRLLAAEQHRLGRLLSREERFETILAGSREVIGPSLFGTLIIAVVYLPILTLTGVEGKMFTPMALTVLMALTGAAILSMTFVPAAVALLVTGKISEHENWFMRGARHLYTPLLNASIRNRFGVAAIAALFVMVCGIGATRMGFEFIPSLDEGDVALQAIRIPGTSLTQSLEMEAMLEKRLLKIPEVKEVFARTGTAEVATDLMPPSTSDGYVMLKPRKEWPDPEKSKAVVVSEIQEAAEEIPGNVYEISQPIEQRFNELISGVRSDVGVKIFGDDLDLLVQSAAKVQAVLQNVQGAADVKTEQASGLPVLTVKLNRQALSRYGISVGDVQNLVEIAVGGKKSGQVFEGDRRFDIVVRLPEHLRLDIEAIKALPVPLPPLDNQTKATPAVWNNSALAQIRYVPLSELAQIDVAPGPNQISREQGKRRIVVTANVRGRDLGSFVADAEQQIEAKVKLPAGYWIGWGGQFEQLVSATQRLTIVVPIALLLIFLLLFMSLGSMADALLVFSGVPLALTGGIIALLLRGIPLSISAGIGFIALSGVAVLNGLVIITFIERLRREGHALVDAVREGALTRLRPVLMTALVASLGFVPMAIATGAGAEVQRPLATVVIGGIISSTILTLLVLPALYVLFRREDLENGELKTSEPNGVKS, via the coding sequence ATGATTGATGCGATCCTTTCATTTTCCATTCGGCAGCGGTGGCTGGTGATGATCGGCGTGTTGCTGATGGCCGCGTTCGGCGCATGGAATTTCACTCGCCTGCCGATAGATGCCGTTCCGGATATCACTAACGTTCAGGTCCAGATCAACAGTAGCGCGCCCGGCTATTCGCCGCTCGAAGTCGAACAGCGAATCACGTTTCCGATCGAGACCGCCATGGGGGGCCTACCGCATCTCGAGAGTACGCGCTCGCAGTCCCGCTACGGCCTGAGCCAGGTGACCGTCATCTTCAAGGACGGCACGGATATCTATTTCGCACGCCAACTGGTCAACGAACGAATTCAACAGGTCAAGGACCAGCTTCCCACAGGCGTCGAAACCGGGATGGGGCCGATCTCGACCGGTCTTGGAGAGATCTATCTGTTCACGGTGGAAGCCAAGCCCGGCGCGCGCAAGGCCGGGGGCGGAGAGTATACCCCGAGCGACCTGAGGACCATCCAGGACTGGATCATCAAACCGCAATTGCGCAACGTGCCGGGCGTCATCGAAGTCAACACCATCGGTGGTTTCGAACGGCAGTTCCAGGTGCTGCCGGATCCGGCGCAGTTGATGGCCTACAAGCTCAACTTTCGTGACGTAATGACGGCGCTGGCCGCGAACAACGCCAACGTCGGCGCCGGCTACATCGAACGCAACGGCGAGCAGTACCTGGTCCGGACGCCCGGTCAAGTGGCTAACGTCGAGGAAATCAAGGAGATCGTCATCGGGTCGCATAACGGTGTGCCCATCCGAATCTCCGACGTCGCGGAAGTTACCGAAGGCAAGGATCTGCGGACGGGCGCGGCAACCATCAACGGCAAGGAAACCGTGCTCGGCACCGCCATGCTGCTGATCGGCGAGAACAGCCGCGCCGTGGCGCAAAGCGTGGCCGCCAAGCTCAAGGAGATCGGCAAGTCATTGCCGGACGGCGTGATTGCGCACACGGTCTACGACCGCACGCACCTGGTCGAGGCGACGGTCGCGACCGTCGAAAAGAACCTCGTGGAAGGCGCCCTGCTGGTGATCGTGATCCTGTTCCTGATCCTCGGGAACTTCAAAGCGGCAATTGCCACGGCCTGCGTCATACCGCTCGCCATGCTGTTCACCATTACGGGCATGGTGGAGAACAAGGTCAGCGCCAATCTGATGAGTCTTGGCGCGATCGATTTCGGCATCATCATTGATGGCGCCGTCATCATCGTCGAGAACTGCTTGAGGCTGCTCGCAGCGGAGCAACACCGCTTGGGTCGTCTGCTCAGTCGCGAAGAGCGTTTCGAAACCATTCTCGCGGGCTCGCGCGAAGTCATCGGCCCCAGCCTGTTCGGAACGCTGATCATTGCCGTGGTCTATCTGCCGATCCTGACCCTCACCGGCGTGGAAGGAAAGATGTTCACGCCGATGGCGCTGACCGTGCTGATGGCGCTGACCGGCGCTGCCATCCTGTCGATGACGTTCGTGCCCGCTGCCGTGGCGCTGTTGGTGACGGGCAAGATATCGGAGCACGAGAACTGGTTCATGCGCGGCGCGCGCCACCTCTATACGCCGCTGCTCAACGCGTCGATCCGCAACCGCTTCGGCGTCGCGGCGATCGCGGCATTGTTCGTGATGGTCTGCGGCATCGGAGCCACGCGCATGGGCTTTGAATTCATTCCGAGTCTCGACGAGGGCGACGTGGCGCTCCAGGCCATCCGGATTCCGGGAACGAGCCTGACGCAATCGCTTGAAATGGAAGCAATGCTCGAAAAGCGCTTGCTCAAGATCCCGGAGGTCAAGGAGGTGTTCGCGCGAACCGGAACGGCGGAAGTCGCGACCGACCTCATGCCGCCTTCGACCTCGGACGGGTATGTCATGCTGAAGCCACGGAAGGAATGGCCCGACCCGGAAAAATCGAAGGCGGTCGTGGTTTCGGAAATCCAGGAGGCGGCCGAGGAAATTCCCGGCAACGTTTACGAAATATCGCAGCCCATCGAGCAGCGTTTCAACGAGTTGATCTCGGGTGTCCGCAGCGACGTCGGCGTCAAGATTTTCGGAGACGATCTCGACCTGCTCGTCCAATCCGCCGCCAAGGTGCAGGCCGTGTTGCAGAACGTTCAGGGCGCTGCTGACGTCAAGACCGAGCAGGCGTCCGGGTTGCCGGTGCTGACGGTCAAGCTTAACCGCCAGGCGTTGTCGCGCTACGGCATCAGCGTCGGCGACGTCCAGAACCTCGTCGAGATTGCGGTCGGCGGCAAGAAGTCAGGCCAGGTCTTCGAGGGCGACCGCCGGTTCGACATCGTGGTCCGGCTCCCGGAACATCTGCGCCTGGACATCGAGGCGATCAAGGCGCTCCCGGTGCCGCTGCCACCGCTCGACAATCAAACCAAGGCCACGCCTGCGGTATGGAACAACTCTGCGCTCGCCCAGATCCGGTACGTGCCGCTTTCTGAACTCGCGCAAATCGATGTGGCACCCGGGCCGAACCAGATCAGCCGCGAGCAGGGTAAACGTCGCATCGTCGTCACTGCCAACGTGCGCGGGCGCGATCTCGGTTCGTTCGTCGCCGACGCGGAGCAGCAAATCGAGGCCAAGGTCAAGCTGCCGGCCGGCTACTGGATCGGATGGGGTGGCCAGTTCGAACAACTGGTTTCGGCGACGCAGCGGCTGACTATCGTGGTGCCGATCGCGCTGCTACTGATCTTCCTCCTGCTGTTCATGAGCTTGGGCTCGATGGCAGACGCTCTGCTGGTGTTTAGCGGGGTCCCGCTGGCCCTCACCGGTGGCATCATTGCGTTGCTGTTGCGCGGCATTCCACTGTCGATCAGCGCCGGAATCGGTTTCATCGCACTGTCCGGCGTCGCGGTGCTCAACGGCCTCGTCATCATCACGTTCATAGAGCGCCTCCGCAGGGAAGGACACGCCCTTGTGGATGCGGTGCGTGAGGGCGCGCTGACCCGGCTGCGGCCCGTCCTGATGACTGCGCTTGTCGCTTCCCTCGGGTTCGTGCCGATGGCGATCGCGACAGGCGCCGGAGCGGAGGTGCAGCGGCCGCTGGCTACGGTCGTCATCGGAGGAATCATCTCGTCAACCATTCTTACGCTGCTTGTGCTGCCCGCTCTCTATGTCCTGTTCCGGCGCGAGGACCTTGAGAACGGTGAATTGAAAACGTCGGAACCGAACGGAGTGAAATCATGA
- the cadA gene encoding cadmium-translocating P-type ATPase: MTETAMLAKVRLRVEGMDCTSCATKIENALHRMRGVSDVIVSVSAGTVTVVTDDDEDLIRNQIVKLGYRVTGSEFVENTSARATGGGTSLEPRPESREPAGDGQAWWQTRKGKLTIGSGLALATAFIIGKTAPATEHWAFLLAMLVGLVPIGRRAVAAAGAGTPFSIEMLMSIAAVGAVIIGATEEAATVVFLFLIGELLEGVAASRARASIQDLTKLVPKTARLEENGQIREVQADTLEVGATIQIRPGDRVPGDGVILSGESAIDEAPVTGESTPVRKRPDATVFAGTVNGDGLLRVRVTAAAADNTIARVVRLVEEAQESKAPTERFIDRFSRFYTPGVVAAAALVAVVPPLVFGGEWSGWIYKGLAILLIGCPCALVISTPAAIAAALSAGARRGLLLKGGAVLEQIGKITVACFDKTGTLTSGKPQVTDIIGFARSEADVLRFAAALESGSSHPLATAILTRAAVKQISLPPTSDSKAIGGKGIRATVEGAEVFLGSPKAVAEFCPLTTEQETQIAALNDEGKTVSLVALDGKIAGAIAMRDEPRPDAKSGLKLLTDAGIRTVMLTGDNRRTANAIGKQLSIDIEAELLPEDKQRIVGQFQKAGWSVAKIGDGINDAPALAAADVGIAMGGGTDVALETADAAVLHGRVADVAAMVDLSKRTMINIRQNIAVALGLKAVFLVTTVVGLTGLWPAILADTGATVLVTMNALRLLRLPTTEPFQS, translated from the coding sequence ATGACTGAAACCGCTATGCTCGCCAAAGTCCGTCTACGCGTGGAGGGCATGGACTGCACCTCTTGCGCAACAAAGATTGAAAATGCCCTGCACCGCATGCGCGGTGTCAGCGATGTGATCGTGTCCGTGTCGGCGGGGACGGTGACGGTCGTCACCGACGACGACGAAGACCTAATCCGAAATCAGATCGTGAAACTCGGATACAGGGTTACAGGCAGTGAATTTGTCGAGAATACATCCGCCCGAGCAACGGGTGGCGGAACGTCGCTGGAACCCCGTCCGGAAAGTCGTGAGCCCGCTGGCGACGGCCAAGCTTGGTGGCAAACAAGGAAAGGGAAGCTCACCATCGGGTCGGGGTTGGCGCTGGCGACGGCCTTCATAATCGGCAAAACCGCTCCGGCGACCGAGCACTGGGCGTTTCTGCTGGCGATGCTGGTAGGTCTCGTTCCCATCGGACGTCGTGCAGTCGCCGCCGCGGGCGCCGGGACGCCGTTCTCGATCGAGATGCTGATGTCGATCGCCGCGGTGGGCGCGGTCATCATCGGAGCGACCGAAGAGGCAGCAACCGTCGTTTTCCTGTTTCTGATCGGGGAACTGCTCGAGGGCGTTGCCGCGAGCCGTGCCCGTGCCAGTATCCAGGACCTCACCAAGCTCGTTCCGAAGACGGCCCGCCTCGAAGAAAACGGCCAAATCCGTGAGGTCCAGGCCGACACCCTGGAAGTGGGTGCGACGATCCAGATAAGGCCCGGCGACCGGGTTCCCGGCGACGGTGTCATCCTGTCCGGAGAAAGCGCGATCGACGAAGCGCCGGTCACGGGAGAAAGCACGCCGGTCCGGAAGCGACCGGATGCGACCGTGTTTGCCGGCACCGTCAACGGCGACGGCCTGCTGCGCGTGCGGGTGACTGCCGCAGCCGCGGACAACACGATCGCGCGCGTGGTGCGCCTCGTCGAGGAGGCGCAGGAGTCGAAGGCGCCGACGGAGCGTTTCATCGACCGGTTTTCCCGCTTCTATACGCCGGGGGTGGTTGCGGCCGCCGCGTTGGTCGCGGTCGTTCCTCCTTTAGTGTTTGGAGGGGAATGGAGCGGGTGGATCTACAAGGGTCTGGCCATTCTGCTGATCGGGTGTCCTTGCGCCCTGGTCATCTCCACCCCCGCTGCAATCGCCGCCGCCCTGTCTGCCGGCGCCCGCCGGGGATTGCTGCTGAAGGGTGGCGCAGTTCTCGAACAGATCGGCAAGATCACCGTGGCCTGTTTCGACAAGACTGGCACGCTCACCTCCGGCAAGCCCCAGGTCACGGACATCATCGGCTTCGCGCGCAGCGAGGCTGATGTACTGCGCTTCGCTGCGGCGCTCGAGTCGGGGTCGAGTCACCCCCTTGCTACCGCAATCCTGACCCGGGCGGCAGTAAAGCAGATCTCGCTTCCGCCGACCTCCGACTCGAAGGCGATCGGCGGAAAAGGGATACGTGCGACCGTGGAAGGAGCGGAAGTATTCCTGGGATCGCCCAAGGCCGTCGCGGAATTCTGTCCTCTAACAACCGAGCAGGAGACGCAGATCGCAGCCCTGAACGACGAAGGCAAAACCGTTTCGCTCGTCGCGCTCGACGGGAAAATTGCGGGTGCGATCGCGATGCGCGACGAACCCCGTCCAGACGCGAAAAGCGGGCTCAAGCTTTTGACGGACGCGGGGATCCGGACTGTGATGCTGACCGGCGACAATCGGCGCACCGCGAACGCGATCGGCAAGCAATTGAGCATCGATATCGAAGCGGAACTGCTGCCTGAGGACAAGCAGCGGATCGTCGGCCAGTTTCAAAAGGCGGGCTGGTCGGTCGCAAAGATCGGCGACGGCATCAACGATGCGCCGGCACTCGCAGCAGCCGATGTGGGTATCGCTATGGGCGGAGGGACGGACGTCGCGCTCGAAACGGCCGACGCCGCCGTACTGCACGGGCGGGTCGCCGACGTTGCCGCAATGGTCGACTTGTCGAAGCGGACGATGATCAACATCCGGCAGAACATCGCGGTCGCTCTCGGGCTCAAGGCCGTCTTTCTTGTCACCACCGTCGTCGGATTGACGGGGTTATGGCCGGCCATCCTCGCAGACACCGGAGCGACGGTTCTGGTGACGATGAACGCCTTGCGTTTGCTCCGCTTGCCCACGACCGAGCCGTTCCAGTCTTGA
- a CDS encoding MgtC/SapB family protein, producing the protein MFQALSRLSITEAARHAVTQLAVIALTLGLTTGGAFAAAGDAGGTTRFDLALLVRIAVAVALAFPIGWEREFRGSEAGDRTFMLVSLGAAAFTAVGVENFPATAEKIMAGVVTGVGFLGGGMILKDGGNVRGLTTAAAIWATSAVGMLAGIGELLIAGLVTVLVILILELQFLPLIGRLDARRWRPKEAKREGNGHEF; encoded by the coding sequence ATGTTTCAAGCATTGAGCCGACTGTCCATCACGGAGGCGGCGCGTCATGCGGTGACTCAACTTGCGGTCATCGCTCTCACGCTCGGACTGACAACAGGTGGCGCCTTCGCAGCGGCAGGCGATGCCGGTGGTACTACCAGGTTCGATCTCGCGCTGCTTGTCCGGATCGCCGTTGCTGTCGCGCTGGCTTTCCCCATCGGATGGGAACGCGAGTTTCGCGGTTCGGAGGCCGGCGACCGTACCTTCATGCTCGTCAGCCTGGGAGCGGCCGCGTTCACGGCCGTTGGCGTCGAGAACTTTCCGGCGACCGCGGAGAAGATAATGGCGGGCGTCGTCACCGGTGTGGGTTTCCTCGGCGGAGGGATGATCCTCAAGGACGGCGGCAACGTTCGCGGCTTGACCACGGCAGCGGCCATTTGGGCAACGTCGGCGGTTGGCATGCTCGCAGGGATTGGCGAACTCCTCATTGCCGGACTAGTGACCGTCTTGGTCATCCTAATCCTGGAACTGCAATTCCTTCCTTTGATCGGTCGGCTCGATGCGCGGCGCTGGCGACCGAAGGAAGCTAAGCGGGAAGGGAATGGGCATGAGTTTTGA
- a CDS encoding sodium:proton exchanger produces the protein MKRFLVLIAIAACAALPALALRAANWRLGPVVDTAIFGVAILAAGFLLSWGAEAAERHIAQGLILAAVALITVLPEYAVDMYYAFQAGQAGPESPYVHYAAANMTGANRLLVGVAWPLLALLHWLKDRHRAIELTNDNAIEVSFLLLASLYAFVILFKGSITLFDFTMLVAIYGGYVWRVRNVRKSENPDGEDEPGPAAALNELPLRTQWIVMAGLGLAACGIILWSAEPFAEALIEAGRAFGINEFLLIQWLAPLASEAPAVSIAVLFVLKGRAAGGLITMISDKINQWTLLVGMLPLAMTVGARGATALPLDARQIEEFFLTASQSLFGVALLMRLRFSLLSATALALLFLIQVSLAYYFRNEEIRTIATLSGLAWVYLALASVLFIWNGRRLLEIIRFTLGSSTAAANPKTSNPARGER, from the coding sequence ATGAAGCGCTTTTTGGTCCTCATCGCGATCGCGGCATGTGCCGCTCTACCCGCCTTGGCTTTGCGAGCAGCGAATTGGCGTCTCGGACCGGTCGTTGACACTGCAATCTTCGGCGTTGCGATCCTCGCTGCCGGATTTCTTCTGTCGTGGGGTGCGGAAGCGGCCGAGCGGCACATCGCGCAGGGCCTGATCCTTGCGGCCGTCGCCTTGATAACGGTCCTTCCAGAATATGCGGTGGATATGTACTACGCTTTTCAGGCGGGCCAGGCCGGCCCGGAGTCGCCGTACGTCCACTATGCTGCGGCCAACATGACCGGCGCGAATAGGCTGCTTGTCGGCGTCGCATGGCCGCTTCTGGCACTGCTGCACTGGCTCAAGGATCGGCATCGCGCCATCGAACTGACAAACGACAACGCAATCGAAGTCTCGTTCCTTTTGCTCGCCAGCCTCTACGCGTTTGTCATTTTGTTCAAAGGCAGCATTACCCTTTTCGATTTCACGATGTTGGTGGCAATCTATGGAGGATATGTCTGGCGCGTCCGCAACGTTCGCAAAAGCGAGAACCCGGACGGAGAGGACGAACCCGGACCTGCCGCGGCGCTCAATGAATTGCCGCTCCGGACGCAGTGGATAGTTATGGCAGGCCTCGGGCTGGCCGCCTGCGGAATTATTCTCTGGAGCGCCGAGCCTTTCGCGGAAGCCTTGATCGAAGCGGGCCGCGCCTTCGGCATCAACGAATTCCTTCTCATCCAGTGGTTGGCGCCGCTCGCCAGCGAAGCACCCGCCGTATCTATCGCCGTCCTGTTTGTTCTAAAGGGGCGGGCCGCGGGCGGACTCATCACCATGATCAGCGACAAGATCAATCAGTGGACGCTCTTGGTCGGCATGCTACCGCTGGCGATGACCGTCGGCGCCCGCGGTGCGACAGCACTGCCGTTGGACGCGCGACAAATTGAGGAGTTTTTTCTGACTGCCTCTCAATCCCTGTTCGGGGTCGCACTGCTCATGCGGCTGCGTTTCAGTCTTCTGTCGGCGACCGCACTTGCGCTGCTGTTTTTGATTCAGGTGAGCTTGGCCTACTACTTCAGGAACGAGGAAATACGCACGATAGCCACTCTGTCGGGCTTAGCCTGGGTCTATCTGGCGCTTGCTTCGGTGCTCTTCATATGGAACGGCCGTCGATTACTAGAAATAATTCGCTTCACTCTTGGGTCGTCAACCGCGGCTGCAAATCCCAAGACATCGAATCCGGCTCGGGGTGAACGCTGA
- a CDS encoding PilZ domain-containing protein — MEDKRKLRRTRVLKAGMISFGGAAIDCTVRNLTASGALLEVESPLGIPHHFILVIPSEDISRSCRLIWASERRIGGRFDRTDDGAPKQKRRIVP; from the coding sequence ATGGAAGACAAGCGAAAACTGCGGCGAACGCGCGTTTTGAAGGCCGGAATGATCTCGTTCGGCGGCGCGGCCATCGATTGCACCGTCCGAAACCTGACGGCCTCCGGCGCACTGCTCGAAGTGGAGAGTCCGCTCGGCATTCCGCACCATTTCATCCTGGTAATCCCTTCGGAAGATATCTCGCGATCCTGTCGACTCATCTGGGCCTCCGAACGCCGCATCGGGGGCCGCTTCGATCGAACCGACGACGGCGCACCGAAGCAAAAAAGGAGGATCGTTCCGTGA
- a CDS encoding AAA family ATPase, which produces MQFTVIPYSRSSRAERDIAGGRQCFLVADNWDDYSYKTAFSLVYLDGDGTRHDIGAVKIMRRSMSHGYTQIEDGFVALGQEYASLGQSQEYYENLIAVDEEDRIAILEALQDVVWNDDIFAAFQNEAAFETSLLRSVSARELTKLRTIAHEQAMLTPFHFRYKFPESDDAVIEVQVTPNAVPPTNIHAIIGRNGVGKTTLLRSISTLLRVGRKRSLGRLTFITDDDELSGEEGFANLVTVAFSAFDEFDPAIPNDGTATGLQYAYIGLKKNVRLKSGRREARNKTTADLRADFVASTLKCLRSSRKPRWRSAMRVLEGDPLFAALRLERLADLPQDDFEDTAVQLFDEASSGHKIVLLTMTRLVELVSEGTLVLIDEPEAHLHPPLAASFVRALSGLLAQRNGVAILATHSPVIVQEVPSNCVSLFFRDGASVEIERPEVETFAENVGLLTREIFRVEFTESGYHALISDVVSRSNTFDQALAAFEGHLGAEGRALVRALWEER; this is translated from the coding sequence TTGCAGTTCACGGTCATACCGTATTCGCGCAGTTCTCGCGCGGAGCGCGACATTGCTGGCGGTCGGCAATGCTTTCTCGTCGCCGATAATTGGGACGACTATTCGTATAAAACGGCGTTCTCGCTCGTCTACCTTGACGGCGACGGCACCCGTCACGACATCGGGGCCGTCAAAATCATGCGGCGTAGCATGAGCCACGGGTACACCCAGATCGAAGACGGCTTCGTCGCCCTCGGACAGGAATATGCGTCGCTTGGACAAAGCCAAGAATATTACGAAAATCTGATTGCGGTCGATGAAGAGGATCGCATCGCGATCTTGGAAGCACTGCAGGACGTGGTCTGGAATGATGACATTTTTGCCGCCTTCCAGAACGAAGCCGCGTTCGAGACGTCGCTTCTGCGCTCTGTTTCTGCGCGAGAATTGACCAAGCTCAGAACCATTGCGCACGAGCAAGCGATGCTGACGCCGTTCCATTTTCGCTACAAGTTCCCGGAATCGGATGATGCCGTCATCGAGGTTCAGGTGACCCCCAACGCGGTTCCGCCGACAAATATTCATGCCATCATCGGCCGCAACGGCGTTGGAAAGACGACACTCCTTCGTTCGATCAGTACCCTGCTGCGTGTCGGCCGGAAGCGATCACTCGGACGCCTGACCTTCATCACTGATGACGATGAGCTCAGCGGCGAGGAAGGCTTCGCAAATCTTGTCACCGTTGCTTTCAGCGCTTTCGATGAATTTGACCCCGCGATTCCGAACGACGGGACGGCCACAGGTCTGCAATACGCCTATATCGGCCTGAAGAAGAACGTGCGTTTGAAGAGCGGCAGGCGCGAGGCGCGAAATAAGACGACAGCCGATCTGCGCGCCGACTTTGTCGCGAGTACTCTCAAATGCCTGCGCAGCTCGCGAAAGCCGCGATGGCGCTCTGCCATGCGCGTCCTGGAAGGCGATCCGCTTTTTGCCGCGCTGCGATTGGAACGACTTGCCGACTTGCCGCAAGACGACTTCGAGGACACTGCAGTTCAATTGTTTGACGAGGCAAGTTCCGGCCACAAGATTGTCTTGCTCACGATGACGCGGTTGGTCGAACTGGTCAGCGAGGGAACGCTGGTTCTGATCGACGAGCCTGAAGCCCATCTTCATCCTCCTCTCGCCGCATCGTTCGTCCGCGCGCTCTCGGGTTTGCTGGCGCAACGCAACGGCGTTGCCATTCTGGCCACTCACTCACCCGTCATTGTTCAGGAAGTCCCCAGCAATTGCGTGTCGCTGTTTTTCCGCGATGGAGCAAGTGTTGAGATCGAGCGCCCTGAGGTCGAAACCTTTGCTGAGAATGTCGGGTTGCTGACACGCGAAATTTTTCGGGTCGAATTCACTGAGAGCGGATATCACGCGCTGATCTCGGATGTCGTTTCAAGATCAAACACTTTCGACCAGGCACTGGCGGCGTTTGAGGGCCATTTGGGTGCTGAGGGCCGCGCGCTAGTGCGGGCGCTCTGGGAGGAGCGCTGA